The following are encoded together in the Terriglobia bacterium genome:
- a CDS encoding ATP-dependent DNA helicase — protein MIDQLSHFGPRGKISTLHPQFEFRPGQLQMAEAVSSAMAHQRHLIVEAGTGTGKTLAYLVPAFQSGKRVVVSTATKNLQEQLFFKDIPFVEKLFPGKFKACLVKGRSNYLCLKKFTEAQSLPVFESMEEVKAFHGLETWAKITETGDRAELEDLPEDSPLWPRLDARAEDCLGQKCSDYERCFVVRMRERARESDLIIANHHLVFADLAVRESDFGAVLPEYEVLVLDEAHAVENIATQYFGIQISNYRLDELIRDARAALKKHEIRSEEINEALNQLAVRGTGFFGVLARPEGRYELLSILPRLEQWEESFQSLSSSLRGLETRLEKLPEKPEVFFGLVRRCRMISADLEFLVQHDSRDYVYWLECRGSGRRRPHPGQDRPARFGIFLQASPIHVAGLLKEKLFDRVDTAILTSATLSVDGRFDFIRSRLGLDESGDAARIREVMCASHFDHEQQAILFVPTDLPEAGSVHYTSRSVELIAHLLELTQGHAFILFTSLRQMEKSFRELKKQVDYPVFLQGEAGRTALLNKFRRTKHAVLCATASFWHGVDVVGEQLSCVIIDKLPFAVPDDPIVKARTEALEAAGHSGFLEYQVPEAIIQLKQGLGRLIRSTRDYGLLAVLDDRVIRKNYGRLFLSSLPNYHVTRDLGEVRQFLERHRSARRGTRPPDGPGSV, from the coding sequence ATGATCGATCAACTCTCCCACTTTGGACCTCGCGGAAAGATCTCCACGCTCCATCCCCAATTTGAGTTCCGCCCCGGACAGCTTCAGATGGCAGAGGCCGTTTCGAGCGCGATGGCGCACCAACGCCATCTGATCGTCGAAGCCGGAACGGGAACGGGAAAGACCCTGGCGTATCTCGTTCCCGCGTTTCAAAGTGGGAAACGGGTGGTCGTTTCCACCGCCACCAAGAACCTCCAGGAACAGCTCTTCTTCAAGGATATTCCCTTTGTGGAGAAACTCTTTCCGGGGAAGTTCAAGGCCTGTCTCGTCAAAGGGCGGTCGAACTACCTTTGCCTCAAGAAATTCACCGAGGCACAATCCCTGCCCGTATTCGAGTCCATGGAAGAAGTGAAGGCCTTCCACGGCCTGGAGACGTGGGCGAAGATCACTGAGACGGGAGACCGCGCGGAACTCGAGGATCTCCCGGAGGATTCCCCGTTGTGGCCCCGCCTGGATGCCCGTGCCGAGGATTGTCTCGGGCAAAAATGCTCCGATTACGAGCGGTGTTTCGTCGTGCGCATGCGGGAGCGGGCACGGGAGTCGGATCTCATCATTGCCAATCACCACCTCGTCTTCGCGGACCTGGCGGTCCGGGAGAGTGACTTTGGCGCGGTCCTCCCGGAGTATGAGGTCCTCGTCCTGGATGAAGCGCACGCCGTCGAAAACATCGCCACCCAGTACTTCGGAATCCAGATTTCCAACTACCGTCTCGATGAACTGATCCGCGACGCGAGGGCCGCCTTGAAGAAACATGAGATTCGGAGCGAGGAAATCAACGAGGCCCTCAACCAGTTGGCGGTTCGGGGCACGGGGTTTTTTGGAGTGTTGGCACGGCCTGAAGGTCGCTACGAATTGCTATCGATACTTCCGCGACTTGAACAATGGGAAGAGAGTTTCCAGTCGTTGTCATCTTCTCTGCGGGGCCTTGAGACCCGTCTGGAAAAACTCCCCGAAAAACCGGAGGTCTTCTTCGGGCTGGTCCGCCGTTGCCGGATGATATCGGCCGACCTGGAGTTCCTGGTCCAGCACGATTCCCGCGACTATGTATACTGGCTGGAGTGCCGCGGGAGCGGCCGCCGTCGGCCGCATCCCGGCCAGGACCGCCCGGCCCGTTTCGGCATCTTTCTTCAAGCGTCCCCGATTCACGTCGCCGGCCTGCTAAAGGAGAAATTGTTCGACCGCGTCGACACTGCCATTTTGACTTCGGCGACGCTCTCGGTGGATGGGCGATTCGATTTTATTCGATCCCGTCTGGGACTGGATGAGAGCGGGGATGCGGCTCGAATCCGGGAGGTGATGTGCGCGTCCCATTTTGATCACGAGCAACAGGCCATTCTCTTTGTTCCCACCGACCTGCCGGAGGCCGGATCCGTTCACTATACCTCGCGCTCCGTCGAATTGATCGCCCACCTTCTCGAACTGACTCAGGGTCACGCCTTCATCCTGTTTACCTCCCTCCGTCAAATGGAGAAGTCCTTCCGCGAGTTGAAGAAACAGGTGGATTATCCTGTGTTTCTCCAGGGAGAGGCTGGCAGGACGGCTTTGCTGAACAAGTTCCGAAGGACAAAGCATGCCGTCCTTTGTGCCACGGCAAGCTTTTGGCACGGCGTGGACGTGGTAGGAGAGCAATTAAGCTGTGTTATAATAGACAAGCTTCCGTTCGCCGTGCCGGACGATCCCATCGTCAAGGCCCGAACTGAAGCCTTGGAAGCTGCAGGGCACAGTGGTTTTCTGGAGTACCAGGTTCCCGAAGCCATCATCCAGCTCAAGCAGGGCTTGGGACGGCTCATCCGTTCGACTCGTGATTATGGACTCCTGGCCGTGCTGGATGACCGTGTCATCCGCAAGAACTATGGCCGTTTGTTCCTTTCCAGTCTGCCGAACTACCATGTGACACGCGACCTTGGGGAAGTCCGCCAGTTCCTGGAGAGGCATCGCAGTGCCCGCCGCGGAACCCGTCCACCGGACGGGCCCGGATCGGTTTGA
- a CDS encoding 7-cyano-7-deazaguanine synthase encodes MGNSQKSLAVAEDSSGYPDCRREFYDAFERVMELGTRPETHIRIVTPVIGLRKWEIVRRGIELEAPLHLTWSCYKNSVEACGECDSCALRLRGFQQAGVEDPIPYIRRPAFAARA; translated from the coding sequence ATGGGTAATTCGCAAAAGAGTCTGGCGGTCGCTGAAGATAGCTCGGGCTATCCTGATTGTCGACGGGAGTTCTACGACGCCTTCGAGCGGGTCATGGAACTGGGGACGAGGCCCGAGACCCATATCCGTATCGTCACCCCGGTGATTGGCTTGAGGAAATGGGAGATTGTGCGACGGGGCATCGAGTTGGAAGCCCCATTGCATCTGACATGGTCATGTTACAAGAACAGCGTGGAGGCGTGCGGGGAGTGCGACAGTTGCGCCTTGCGGCTGCGGGGATTTCAGCAGGCGGGGGTGGAGGATCCCATCCCCTACATACGGAGGCCAGCCTTCGCCGCGCGAGCCTGA